The sequence ACATCCTTGGCGAAGTTGGCAGTCGTCGTGTCCTTGATCGGCGAAGCGCCACCGGCTGACGGCGCGCCGCCGTAGGATGCCGAGGCCGACATCTGCCCGCCGAAGGAAGCGTTATAGGGATTGTTCGAACCGCTCATAAGTGTCTCCCGCCTGCCGGCATCCTTGATCTTGTGAGGAGCATGATTCCCAAACGAACCGATAAAGTTCGCCGGACAGCACGCCGAATGGAATGGTCAAAGCACGCGGACAGCCCGAAGAGAAGCCGCCTGCCATATCTTAGCGCTAAAATCGTACGTTAGCTCGTCACTTTCAAGACTAGCGGCGCATGACCCGTCGCCTCCATGAAGCGCAGGAGATCGCCGCTGGCAATCGATGTCGTCGCATCGTTCGACAGGGGATGGCAATTGACGGTGTCATGCGCCATCAAATCGGCATCGAGGACGAAGGTGACATTGTTGCCCGCGTCGTTGATCGCACCAAACGCCGTGACGGATCCCGGAATGACGCCGAGATACTCCATCAGCTTTTCCGGCTTGCCGAAGGACACCTTGCTGGCCGCGCCAATCAGCGTGTGGACGGTCTTCAGATCGACGGTCGCGTTTTCCTCGACGGTCAGCAGGAAGAAATTGTCCTTTTTGTCCTTCAGGAACAGGTTCTTCGTGTGCCCGCCGGGGATCTCGTCACGCAACGACACCGATTCGGCGACGGTGAAGACCGGAGCGTGATCCTTGGTGGTATGGGCAATGCCGAGCCCATCCAGGAATCGGAAAAGATCGTCGCGGGTTTTCGGAGTGGTCTCGGTCA comes from Rhizobium tropici CIAT 899 and encodes:
- a CDS encoding prolyl-tRNA synthetase associated domain-containing protein, translating into MTETTPKTRDDLFRFLDGLGIAHTTKDHAPVFTVAESVSLRDEIPGGHTKNLFLKDKKDNFFLLTVEENATVDLKTVHTLIGAASKVSFGKPEKLMEYLGVIPGSVTAFGAINDAGNNVTFVLDADLMAHDTVNCHPLSNDATTSIASGDLLRFMEATGHAPLVLKVTS